A stretch of the Cytobacillus luteolus genome encodes the following:
- a CDS encoding ABC transporter permease, translating into MAKVKLETFKPIQARITHKYPIKIKSDTLKKLAKDKRAFVCIIFLFIVVLIGIFAPILAPFDPEKQFYESILQAPNKEHLLGTDAIGRDVLSRLIYGVRVTISVSLLAVSITFFIGTFLGLVSAYVGGWVDNVLMRIMDILLALPSIILALAIVAILGPSLTNAMIAVGVASIPGFSRLIRGTALSIKSSEFVEASRSIGSSHSWILRRQFLPNVAGVLLVYTTLFIGVAILDTAALSFIGLGAQPPTPEWGTMLAEGKNYMYDAWWLATFPGIAITMVVFAVNFLGDALRDIFDPKSSR; encoded by the coding sequence ATGGCAAAAGTAAAACTAGAAACCTTCAAACCAATCCAAGCACGAATTACACATAAGTATCCAATAAAAATTAAGTCGGATACATTAAAAAAGTTAGCCAAAGATAAACGAGCATTTGTTTGCATTATCTTTCTATTCATCGTTGTCCTTATTGGAATATTCGCCCCAATACTCGCACCATTTGACCCAGAGAAGCAGTTTTATGAATCGATTTTACAAGCGCCGAATAAAGAGCATTTATTAGGAACAGATGCGATTGGAAGGGATGTTCTTTCACGTCTCATCTATGGTGTTCGTGTTACGATAAGCGTTTCCTTGTTAGCTGTATCAATAACGTTTTTCATTGGTACATTTCTAGGATTAGTAAGTGCCTATGTTGGAGGTTGGGTAGATAATGTGTTAATGCGAATTATGGATATTTTGCTAGCTTTACCAAGTATCATTTTAGCGTTAGCGATTGTTGCTATATTAGGACCAAGCCTAACAAATGCAATGATAGCAGTCGGTGTGGCATCAATACCGGGTTTTTCTAGATTGATAAGAGGAACAGCGCTATCAATAAAATCGTCTGAATTTGTGGAAGCTAGTCGTTCAATTGGCAGTTCACATAGTTGGATTTTACGAAGGCAGTTTCTACCTAACGTAGCGGGTGTACTGTTAGTGTATACAACACTTTTTATCGGAGTTGCGATTTTAGATACGGCAGCACTTAGCTTCATCGGTTTAGGTGCACAACCTCCAACTCCAGAATGGGGTACCATGCTTGCTGAAGGAAAAAACTATATGTATGATGCTTGGTGGTTGGCTACTTTTCCTGGTATAGCCATCACAATGGTAGTCTTTGCAGTCAATTTTTTAGGAGATGCATTGCGAGATATTTTTGACCCGAAATCATCACGATAA